From Pongo pygmaeus isolate AG05252 chromosome 2, NHGRI_mPonPyg2-v2.0_pri, whole genome shotgun sequence, a single genomic window includes:
- the TRA2B gene encoding transformer-2 protein homolog beta isoform X2, with amino-acid sequence MSTRRRHVGNRANPDPNCCLGVFGLSLYTTERDLREVFSKYGPIADVSIVYDQQSRRSRGFAFVYFENVDDAKEAKERANGMELDGRRIRVDFSITKRPHTPTPGIYMGRPTYGSSRRRDYYDRGYDRGYDDRDYYSRSYRGGGGGGGGWRAAQDRDQIYRRRSPSPYYSRGGYRSRSRSRSYSPRRY; translated from the exons ATGTCTACTCGCAGGCGTCATGTTGGGAATCGG gcaAATCCTGATCCTAACTGTTGTCTTGGAGTATTTGGGCTGAGCTTGTACACCACAGAAAGAGATCTAAGGGAAGTGTTCTCTAAATATGGTCCCATTGCCGATGTGTCTATTGTATATGACCAGCAGTCTAGGCGTTCAAGAGGATTTgcctttgtatattttgaaaatgtcGATGATGCCAAGGAA gCTAAAGAACGTGCCAATGGAATGGAGCTTGATGGGCGTAGGATCAGAGTTGATTTCTCTATAACAAAAAGACCACATACGCCAACACCAGGAATTTACATGGGGAGACCTACTTA tggCAGTTCTCGCCGTCGGGATTACTATGACAGAGGATATGATCGGGGCTATGATGATCGGGACTACTATAGCAGATCATACAG aggaggaggtggaggaggaggaggatggagagCTGCTCAAGACAGGGATCAGATTTATAG AAGGCGGTCACCTTCTCCTTACTATAGTCGTGGAGGATACAGATCACGTTCCAGATCTCGATCATACTCACCTC GTCGCTATTAA
- the TRA2B gene encoding transformer-2 protein homolog beta isoform X1, which produces MSDSGEQNYGERESRSASRSGSAHGSGKSARHTPARSRSKEDSRRSRSKSRSRSESRSRSRRSSRRHYTRSRSRSRSHRRSRSRSYSRDYRRRHSHSHSPMSTRRRHVGNRANPDPNCCLGVFGLSLYTTERDLREVFSKYGPIADVSIVYDQQSRRSRGFAFVYFENVDDAKEAKERANGMELDGRRIRVDFSITKRPHTPTPGIYMGRPTYGSSRRRDYYDRGYDRGYDDRDYYSRSYRGGGGGGGGWRAAQDRDQIYRRRSPSPYYSRGGYRSRSRSRSYSPRRY; this is translated from the exons ATGAGCGACAGCGGCGAGCAGAACTACGGCGAGCGG GAATCCCGTTCTGCTTCCAGAAGTGGAAGTGCTCACGGATCGGGGAAATCTGCAAGGCATACCCCTGCAAGGTCTCGCTCCAAGGAAGATTCCAGGCGTTCCAGATCAAAGTCCAGGTCCCGATCTGAATCTAG GTCTAGATCCAGAAGAAGCTCCCGAAGGCATTATACCCGGTCACGGTCTCGCTCCCGCTCCCATAGACGATCACGTAGCAGGTCTTACAGTCGAGATTATCGTAGACGGCACAGCCACAGCCATTCTCCCATGTCTACTCGCAGGCGTCATGTTGGGAATCGG gcaAATCCTGATCCTAACTGTTGTCTTGGAGTATTTGGGCTGAGCTTGTACACCACAGAAAGAGATCTAAGGGAAGTGTTCTCTAAATATGGTCCCATTGCCGATGTGTCTATTGTATATGACCAGCAGTCTAGGCGTTCAAGAGGATTTgcctttgtatattttgaaaatgtcGATGATGCCAAGGAA gCTAAAGAACGTGCCAATGGAATGGAGCTTGATGGGCGTAGGATCAGAGTTGATTTCTCTATAACAAAAAGACCACATACGCCAACACCAGGAATTTACATGGGGAGACCTACTTA tggCAGTTCTCGCCGTCGGGATTACTATGACAGAGGATATGATCGGGGCTATGATGATCGGGACTACTATAGCAGATCATACAG aggaggaggtggaggaggaggaggatggagagCTGCTCAAGACAGGGATCAGATTTATAG AAGGCGGTCACCTTCTCCTTACTATAGTCGTGGAGGATACAGATCACGTTCCAGATCTCGATCATACTCACCTC GTCGCTATTAA